A genomic segment from Gossypium hirsutum isolate 1008001.06 chromosome D04, Gossypium_hirsutum_v2.1, whole genome shotgun sequence encodes:
- the LOC107898519 gene encoding uncharacterized protein At1g10890 isoform X2, whose translation MPRDMSRLRSRSPSYRRRQSRSPVRHRYGRRSRRDRSLSPYSSYSNSRRKSRSISPRHYKSRSPSARRHKSRSPIPKRYKRQRSTSSSLSPTHKSPSPNLGSIDCKNACEELKKEEEERKRRQQEAEFKLIEEETAKRVEEAILKKVEERLNSDEIKQEIQKRLEEGRRRLNDEVAIQLEKEKEAALLEARQKEEQARKEKEELEKMLEENRKRVEEAQRREALEQQRREEERYRELEELQRQKEEAMKRKKQQEEEERLNQMKLLGKNKLRPKLSFALGSK comes from the exons ATGCCTCGAGATATGTCAAGATTGCGATCTCGCTCACCCTCTTATAGGCGTCGACAATCGCGGTCTCCTGTAAGGCATAGGTACGGGAGGAGAAGCCGAAGGGATAGAAGCCTATCGCCATATTCATCTTATTCTAATAGCAG AAGAAAGAGTCGTTCCATTAGTCCACGGCACTACAAAAGCCGTTCTCCCTCTGCAAGACGTCATAAAAGTCGTTCTCCAATTCCAAAGCGTTATAAGAGGCAAAGAAGTACGAGTTCTTCATTGTCTCCTACTCATAAATCACCTAGCCCAAATCTTGGGTCAATAGACTGCAAAAATGCTTGTGAGGAACTgaaaaaagaagaggaagagaGGAAAAG gCGTCAACAGGAAGCAGAGTTTAAACTCATAGAAGAAGAGACTGCTAAGAGAGTGGAAGAAGCAATTCTAAAAAAGGTTGAAGAGAGATTGAATTCTGACGAAATCAAGCAGGAAATTCAGAAGCGATTAGAGGAGGGACGGAGAAGACTTAATGATGAAGTTGCAATTcaacttgaaaaagaaaaggaagctgCCCTTCTCGAGGCTAGGCAAAAAGAG GAGCAAGCTCGAAAAGAGAAAGAGGAGTTGGAAAAGATGCTCGAAGAGAACCGGAAGAGGGTGGAAGAAGCTCAAAGAAGGGAAGCACTGGAACAGCAGCGAAGGGAGGAGGAACGGTATCGAGAACTAGAGGAGCTTCAAAGACAAAAGGAAGAGGCAATGAAAAGGAAGAAGCAACAGGAGGAGGAAGAACGTTTAAACCAGATGAAATTACTGGGAAAGAACAAACTGCGACCGAAGTTGTCTTTCGCGCTCGGTTCAAAATGA
- the LOC107898518 gene encoding phosphatidylinositol 4-phosphate 5-kinase 7 isoform X1: protein MTRLKTLFDEESKANNEQLGPSSCINVESVERLNEKAFPNGDLYVGDFKEILPHGKGKYTWSDGTVYDGDWEAGKMSGKGLLIWPSGAKYNGDISGGYLHGFGAFTASDGSIYEGHWRMNIRHGYGKKKYSNSDIYEGEWKEGEHEGKGIYFWNNGNKYTGNWKRGKMHGRGVMEWINGDHYNGCWFNGFRHGNGIYQYADGGYYFGAWTRGLKDGKGLFYPAGSKRPSLKKCCTSLGYDNDHKTALPQCSSLHLEEHIVKKPSIKRSLSEKILVSGVLKGSGRMSSKTAESSGLSDSGREFVHHNSSGTFSFDSDAGQSELQENTAVIYEREYMQGVMIKERIRDYNKLSKKAEKKTKFHAKETQKSSCVGIFKGHNSYHLMLNLQLGIRYTVGKITPVPKREVRAADFGDRARITMFFPKKGSQFTPPHKSIDFYWKDYCPMVFRHLRELFKLDAAEYMMSICGDDGLTEISSPGKSGSLFYLSHDDKFVIKTLKKSELKVLLKMLPKYHNHVKEHENTLITKFFGLHRITLPGKRKVRFVVMGNMFCTELRIHRRYDLKGSTHGRITDKDKIHENTTLKDLDLSYEFHMDKSLREFLFDQIADDCAFLKSQQIIDYSLLLGLHFRAPEPLDGLVEPPNISPNMQSSPAGQGLTADGEVLFPSKGFVLLAHEPSSVNTDPGPHIRGRALRAFSLGNQEVDILVPGTGRLRVQLGVNMPARANHKLPQDESDSAEVELFEVYDVILYMGIIDILQEYNAKKKAEHAYKSVKFGPTTISVVEPELYANRFTNFLKQKVFPEQP, encoded by the exons ATGACTCGTTTAAAGACTCTGTTTGATGAGGAGTCTAAAGCAAACAATGAACAACTCGGTCCTTCATCATGCATCAATGTGGAGAGTGTTGAAAG GCTTAATGAGAAGGCTTTCCCGAATGGAGATTTGTATGTTGGTGATTTTAAGGAAATTCTTCCCCACGGTAAGGGAAAGTATACATGGTCCGATGGAACGGTATATGATGGTGATTGGGAAGCAGGGAAAATGTCAGGCAAAGGATTGTTAATTTGGCCGTCGGGAGCAAAATACAATGGTGATATCTCGGGGGGTTACCTTCATGGTTTTGGTGCATTTACAGCTTCCGATGGTTCCATTTACGAAGGGCATTGGAGGATGAATATACGGCATGGATATGGAAAAAAGAAGTATTCCAATTCGGATATTTATGAAGGAGAATGGAAAGAAGGGGAACATGAAGGGAAAGGtatatatttttggaataatGGAAACAAATATACCGGGAATTGGAAACGTGGAAAAATGCACGGTAGAGGTGTTATGGAATGGATAAATGGTGATCACTATAATGGCTGTTGGTTTAATGGTTTCCGTCATGGAAATGGAATTTATCAGTACGCAGATGGGGGATATTATTTCGGAGCATGGACGAGGGGCCTTAAGGACGGAAAAGGATTATTCTATCCTGCCGGAAGTAAACGTCCCTCTTTAAAGAAGTGTTGTACCTCTCTGGGATACGATAATGACCATAAAACCGCGTTACCACAATGTTCATCACTACATTTAGAAGAACATATAGTCAAGAAACCGAGTATTAAACGTAGCCTGTCCGAAAAGATATTAGTAAGTGGAGTTTTAAAAGGTTCGGGTCGAATGTCAAGCAAGACTGCTGAAAGTTCTGGACTTTCTGATTCCGGAAGAGAATTCGTTCACCATAATTCCTCAGGCACATTCTCATTTGATTCCGATGCCGGCCAAAGTGAACTGCAAGAAAATACGGCTGTAATTTACGAGAGGGAGTACATGCAAGGAGTTATGATTAAAGAGAGAATACGAGATTACAACAAATTATCAAAGAAAGctgaaaagaaaactaaatttcaTGCCAAAGAAACACAAAAGAGCTCATGTGTTGGCATTTTCAAAGGCCATAACAGTTATCATTTGATGCTTAATTTGCAACTCGGTATAAG GTATACTGTCGGTAAGATAACACCAGTGCCTAAGCGTGAGGTTCGAGCAGCTGATTTTGGTGATCGAGCTAGAATTACTATGTTTTTCCCTAAAAAGGGTTCACAATTTACCCCTCCACACAAATCAATTGATTTCTACTGGAAGGATTACTGTCCCATGGTTTTCAG GCATTTGAGAGAGTTGTTCAAGCTAGATGCAGCTGAGTACATGATGTCCATTTGTGGCGATGATGGCCTGACCGAGATTTCTTCTCCAGGGAAAAGTGGCAGTCTTTTCTATCTATCTCATGATGATAAATTTGTGATTAAGACATTGAAAAAATCCGAACTCAAG GTTTTACTCAAGATGCTGCCTAAATATCACAATCATGTCAAAGAACATGAAAATACTCTCATAACAAAGTTTTTTGGGCTTCACCGGATAACTTTACCGGGGAAAAGGAAG GTGCGCTTTGTGGTTATGGGGAATATGTTTTGCACGGAGCTACGAATTCATCGTCGTTATGATCTAAAGGGATCAACTCATGGAAGAATTACAGATAAAgataaaattcatgaaaacaCTACTTTGAAAGATCTTGATTTGTCATATGAATTTCACATGGACAAATCATTGCGGGAGTTCCTTTTTGA CCAAATTGCCGACGATTGTGCATTCTTGAAATCTCAACAGATAATTGATTATAGCCTTCTTTTAGGTTTACATTTTAGAGCTCCTGAGCCACTTGACGGCCTTGTAGAACCTCCTAACATTTCGCCTAATATGCAAAGCTCACCTGCTGGCCAAG GTCTGACCGCAGATGGTGAAGTGTTGTTTCCATCAAAAGGCTTCGTGCTACTTGCCCATGAACCCAGCTCTGTTAACACCGACCCAGGTCCTCACATTAGAGGAAGAGCATTACGAGCTTTCTCTTTGGGCAACCAGGAAGTTGATATTTTGGTGCCTGGTACTGGAAG GTTACGGGTGCAATTAGGAGTAAACATGCCGGCACGGGCTAATCACAAGCTTCCCCAAGATGAGTCCGATTCAGCCGAAGTCGAACTCTTTGAGGTATATGATGTGATTCTCTATATGGGAATTATTGATATTTTACAGGAATACAATGCAAAGAAAAAGGCAGAGCATGCATACAAATCAGTGAAATTTGGCCCCACGACAATATCTGTCGTGGAACCCGAGCTGTATGCTAATCGTTTCaccaatttcttgaaacaaaaagTTTTCCCTGAACAACCATGA
- the LOC107898518 gene encoding phosphatidylinositol 4-phosphate 5-kinase 7 isoform X2 translates to MTRLKTLFDEESKANNEQLGPSSCINVESVERLNEKAFPNGDLYVGDFKEILPHGKGKYTWSDGTVYDGDWEAGKMSGKGLLIWPSGAKYNGDISGGYLHGFGAFTASDGSIYEGHWRMNIRHGYGKKKYSNSDIYEGEWKEGEHEGKGIYFWNNGNKYTGNWKRGKMHGRGVMEWINGDHYNGCWFNGFRHGNGIYQYADGGYYFGAWTRGLKDGKGLFYPAGSKRPSLKKCCTSLGYDNDHKTALPQCSSLHLEEHIVKKPSIKRSLSEKILVSGVLKGSGRMSSKTAESSGLSDSGREFVHHNSSGTFSFDSDAGQSELQENTAVIYEREYMQGVMIKERIRDYNKLSKKAEKKTKFHAKETQKSSCVGIFKGHNSYHLMLNLQLGIRYTVGKITPVPKREVRAADFGDRARITMFFPKKGSQFTPPHKSIDFYWKDYCPMVFRHLRELFKLDAAEYMMSICGDDGLTEISSPGKSGSLFYLSHDDKFVIKTLKKSELKVLLKMLPKYHNHVKEHENTLITKFFGLHRITLPGKRKVRFVVMGNMFCTELRIHRRYDLKGSTHGRITDKDKIHENTTLKDLDLSYEFHMDKSLREFLFDQIADDCAFLKSQQIIDYSLLLGLHFRAPEPLDGLVEPPNISPNMQSSPAGQDGEVLFPSKGFVLLAHEPSSVNTDPGPHIRGRALRAFSLGNQEVDILVPGTGRLRVQLGVNMPARANHKLPQDESDSAEVELFEVYDVILYMGIIDILQEYNAKKKAEHAYKSVKFGPTTISVVEPELYANRFTNFLKQKVFPEQP, encoded by the exons ATGACTCGTTTAAAGACTCTGTTTGATGAGGAGTCTAAAGCAAACAATGAACAACTCGGTCCTTCATCATGCATCAATGTGGAGAGTGTTGAAAG GCTTAATGAGAAGGCTTTCCCGAATGGAGATTTGTATGTTGGTGATTTTAAGGAAATTCTTCCCCACGGTAAGGGAAAGTATACATGGTCCGATGGAACGGTATATGATGGTGATTGGGAAGCAGGGAAAATGTCAGGCAAAGGATTGTTAATTTGGCCGTCGGGAGCAAAATACAATGGTGATATCTCGGGGGGTTACCTTCATGGTTTTGGTGCATTTACAGCTTCCGATGGTTCCATTTACGAAGGGCATTGGAGGATGAATATACGGCATGGATATGGAAAAAAGAAGTATTCCAATTCGGATATTTATGAAGGAGAATGGAAAGAAGGGGAACATGAAGGGAAAGGtatatatttttggaataatGGAAACAAATATACCGGGAATTGGAAACGTGGAAAAATGCACGGTAGAGGTGTTATGGAATGGATAAATGGTGATCACTATAATGGCTGTTGGTTTAATGGTTTCCGTCATGGAAATGGAATTTATCAGTACGCAGATGGGGGATATTATTTCGGAGCATGGACGAGGGGCCTTAAGGACGGAAAAGGATTATTCTATCCTGCCGGAAGTAAACGTCCCTCTTTAAAGAAGTGTTGTACCTCTCTGGGATACGATAATGACCATAAAACCGCGTTACCACAATGTTCATCACTACATTTAGAAGAACATATAGTCAAGAAACCGAGTATTAAACGTAGCCTGTCCGAAAAGATATTAGTAAGTGGAGTTTTAAAAGGTTCGGGTCGAATGTCAAGCAAGACTGCTGAAAGTTCTGGACTTTCTGATTCCGGAAGAGAATTCGTTCACCATAATTCCTCAGGCACATTCTCATTTGATTCCGATGCCGGCCAAAGTGAACTGCAAGAAAATACGGCTGTAATTTACGAGAGGGAGTACATGCAAGGAGTTATGATTAAAGAGAGAATACGAGATTACAACAAATTATCAAAGAAAGctgaaaagaaaactaaatttcaTGCCAAAGAAACACAAAAGAGCTCATGTGTTGGCATTTTCAAAGGCCATAACAGTTATCATTTGATGCTTAATTTGCAACTCGGTATAAG GTATACTGTCGGTAAGATAACACCAGTGCCTAAGCGTGAGGTTCGAGCAGCTGATTTTGGTGATCGAGCTAGAATTACTATGTTTTTCCCTAAAAAGGGTTCACAATTTACCCCTCCACACAAATCAATTGATTTCTACTGGAAGGATTACTGTCCCATGGTTTTCAG GCATTTGAGAGAGTTGTTCAAGCTAGATGCAGCTGAGTACATGATGTCCATTTGTGGCGATGATGGCCTGACCGAGATTTCTTCTCCAGGGAAAAGTGGCAGTCTTTTCTATCTATCTCATGATGATAAATTTGTGATTAAGACATTGAAAAAATCCGAACTCAAG GTTTTACTCAAGATGCTGCCTAAATATCACAATCATGTCAAAGAACATGAAAATACTCTCATAACAAAGTTTTTTGGGCTTCACCGGATAACTTTACCGGGGAAAAGGAAG GTGCGCTTTGTGGTTATGGGGAATATGTTTTGCACGGAGCTACGAATTCATCGTCGTTATGATCTAAAGGGATCAACTCATGGAAGAATTACAGATAAAgataaaattcatgaaaacaCTACTTTGAAAGATCTTGATTTGTCATATGAATTTCACATGGACAAATCATTGCGGGAGTTCCTTTTTGA CCAAATTGCCGACGATTGTGCATTCTTGAAATCTCAACAGATAATTGATTATAGCCTTCTTTTAGGTTTACATTTTAGAGCTCCTGAGCCACTTGACGGCCTTGTAGAACCTCCTAACATTTCGCCTAATATGCAAAGCTCACCTGCTGGCCAAG ATGGTGAAGTGTTGTTTCCATCAAAAGGCTTCGTGCTACTTGCCCATGAACCCAGCTCTGTTAACACCGACCCAGGTCCTCACATTAGAGGAAGAGCATTACGAGCTTTCTCTTTGGGCAACCAGGAAGTTGATATTTTGGTGCCTGGTACTGGAAG GTTACGGGTGCAATTAGGAGTAAACATGCCGGCACGGGCTAATCACAAGCTTCCCCAAGATGAGTCCGATTCAGCCGAAGTCGAACTCTTTGAGGTATATGATGTGATTCTCTATATGGGAATTATTGATATTTTACAGGAATACAATGCAAAGAAAAAGGCAGAGCATGCATACAAATCAGTGAAATTTGGCCCCACGACAATATCTGTCGTGGAACCCGAGCTGTATGCTAATCGTTTCaccaatttcttgaaacaaaaagTTTTCCCTGAACAACCATGA
- the LOC107898519 gene encoding uncharacterized protein At1g10890 isoform X1: MPRDMSRLRSRSPSYRRRQSRSPVRHRYGRRSRRDRSLSPYSSYSNSRRKSRSISPRHYKSRSPSARRHKSRSPIPKRYKRQRSTSSSLSPTHKSPSPNLGSIDCKNACEELKKEEEERKRRQQEAEFKLIEEETAKRVEEAILKKVEERLNSDEIKQEIQKRLEEGRRRLNDEVAIQLEKEKEAALLEARQKETHVFLYRGRERIHYFPHIIFNEQARKEKEELEKMLEENRKRVEEAQRREALEQQRREEERYRELEELQRQKEEAMKRKKQQEEEERLNQMKLLGKNKLRPKLSFALGSK; the protein is encoded by the exons ATGCCTCGAGATATGTCAAGATTGCGATCTCGCTCACCCTCTTATAGGCGTCGACAATCGCGGTCTCCTGTAAGGCATAGGTACGGGAGGAGAAGCCGAAGGGATAGAAGCCTATCGCCATATTCATCTTATTCTAATAGCAG AAGAAAGAGTCGTTCCATTAGTCCACGGCACTACAAAAGCCGTTCTCCCTCTGCAAGACGTCATAAAAGTCGTTCTCCAATTCCAAAGCGTTATAAGAGGCAAAGAAGTACGAGTTCTTCATTGTCTCCTACTCATAAATCACCTAGCCCAAATCTTGGGTCAATAGACTGCAAAAATGCTTGTGAGGAACTgaaaaaagaagaggaagagaGGAAAAG gCGTCAACAGGAAGCAGAGTTTAAACTCATAGAAGAAGAGACTGCTAAGAGAGTGGAAGAAGCAATTCTAAAAAAGGTTGAAGAGAGATTGAATTCTGACGAAATCAAGCAGGAAATTCAGAAGCGATTAGAGGAGGGACGGAGAAGACTTAATGATGAAGTTGCAATTcaacttgaaaaagaaaaggaagctgCCCTTCTCGAGGCTAGGCAAAAAGAG ACACATGTATTTTTGTACAGGGGGAGAGAAAGAATACATTATTTTCCTCATATAATATTCAAT GAGCAAGCTCGAAAAGAGAAAGAGGAGTTGGAAAAGATGCTCGAAGAGAACCGGAAGAGGGTGGAAGAAGCTCAAAGAAGGGAAGCACTGGAACAGCAGCGAAGGGAGGAGGAACGGTATCGAGAACTAGAGGAGCTTCAAAGACAAAAGGAAGAGGCAATGAAAAGGAAGAAGCAACAGGAGGAGGAAGAACGTTTAAACCAGATGAAATTACTGGGAAAGAACAAACTGCGACCGAAGTTGTCTTTCGCGCTCGGTTCAAAATGA